Proteins from a single region of Companilactobacillus farciminis KCTC 3681 = DSM 20184:
- a CDS encoding response regulator transcription factor — translation MSNSIRILVVEDDGNLANNIAAFLSDFSQVDIESDGLSGKFAATEDVYDLIILDIMLPEMNGYDVLKNIRKDKINTPVLILTAKADIDDKVHGFNLGADDYLTKPFHREELLARVKALLKRSGTLADDSILRIRNLEVNLNTHETTSDGKTIALNGKEYDLLVYLLQNKNTILTKDQIFERIWGFDSDTSITVVEVYMSNLRKKLRPSQNDNLIKTIRNVGYIFQDETEV, via the coding sequence ATGTCAAATAGTATAAGAATTTTAGTAGTTGAAGACGATGGAAACTTAGCTAATAATATTGCTGCCTTTTTAAGTGACTTTTCACAAGTCGACATTGAAAGTGATGGCTTGAGTGGTAAATTTGCTGCAACCGAAGATGTCTACGATTTGATAATCTTAGATATTATGTTGCCCGAAATGAATGGCTACGATGTTTTAAAGAATATTCGTAAAGATAAAATCAACACGCCGGTTTTGATTTTGACTGCCAAGGCCGATATCGATGACAAGGTTCATGGGTTCAATCTCGGTGCTGATGACTATCTAACTAAACCTTTCCATCGTGAAGAGTTATTGGCTAGGGTCAAAGCACTTCTCAAACGAAGTGGTACTTTAGCGGATGATTCTATCTTACGAATCAGAAATCTTGAAGTTAATTTGAATACTCACGAAACTACTAGTGACGGCAAAACTATTGCTTTAAACGGCAAAGAATATGATTTATTAGTCTACTTATTGCAAAATAAGAATACTATTTTGACTAAAGATCAAATCTTTGAACGTATTTGGGGCTTTGACTCTGACACTTCCATCACAGTCGTTGAAGTTTATATGAGTAATTTGCGTAAAAAACTACGACCATCTCAAAACGATAATTTAATTAAAACTATCAGAAACGTTGGGTATATTTTCCAAGATGAAACTGAAGTCTAA